In one window of Pseudooceanicola aestuarii DNA:
- a CDS encoding cytochrome-c peroxidase, translating into MAPRTLPYPGPGLGPDLLPDLGPAPAFADPDPARVALGQLLFYDPILSGNRNTSCATCHHPRFGTSDGVSLALGEGGRGLGPDRAIDPGNPPEERVPRNAPALWNLGAAQFTRFFHDGRLEDDATQPGGIRTPLGADMVAGFQNALAAQAMFPVLSGDEMAGHYAENDVAQAVRQGMLSQPGGAWDIIASRVAAIPEYSAAFERIAPGVPVTFAGIANVIADFIAVEWRADDSPFDRMMRGQGRLDRRAQAGMDLFYGSAGCGACHSGWFQTDHAFHPIAMPQIGPGKSARFESHHRDEGRMRVTGDPGDAYAFRTPSLRNVALTAPYGHDGAFATLEGVVRHHLDPVASLRDHDPAQAVLPELPGARDFLAHSDGDEQARIAAANVLPPQDLSDAEVAQILAFLHALTDRAERLGVPDHVPSGLPVDR; encoded by the coding sequence ATGGCGCCGCGTACCCTGCCGTACCCTGGGCCGGGCCTCGGCCCCGACCTCCTGCCCGACCTCGGGCCCGCGCCTGCCTTCGCGGACCCGGATCCGGCGCGGGTCGCTCTGGGGCAATTGCTGTTCTACGACCCGATCCTGTCGGGCAATCGCAACACCTCCTGCGCGACCTGCCACCATCCGCGGTTCGGCACCTCAGACGGGGTGTCGCTGGCTTTGGGGGAGGGCGGGCGCGGGCTGGGCCCCGACCGCGCGATTGATCCCGGGAACCCGCCCGAGGAGCGCGTGCCGCGCAATGCCCCGGCGCTGTGGAACCTGGGTGCGGCGCAATTCACCCGGTTCTTCCACGACGGCCGCCTGGAGGACGATGCCACCCAGCCCGGCGGCATCCGCACGCCGCTGGGCGCCGACATGGTGGCGGGGTTTCAGAACGCGCTGGCGGCGCAGGCGATGTTCCCGGTCCTGTCGGGCGACGAGATGGCGGGCCATTACGCGGAAAACGACGTGGCGCAGGCGGTGCGGCAGGGGATGCTGTCCCAACCCGGCGGCGCCTGGGACATCATCGCCAGCCGCGTCGCGGCGATCCCCGAATACAGCGCCGCGTTCGAGCGGATCGCGCCGGGCGTGCCGGTCACCTTTGCGGGCATCGCCAACGTGATCGCCGATTTCATCGCCGTGGAATGGCGCGCCGATGACAGCCCGTTCGACCGGATGATGCGCGGGCAGGGACGCTTGGACCGGCGGGCGCAGGCGGGGATGGACCTGTTCTATGGCTCCGCCGGCTGCGGCGCCTGTCATTCCGGCTGGTTCCAGACCGACCACGCCTTTCACCCCATTGCCATGCCCCAGATCGGCCCCGGAAAATCCGCGCGGTTCGAATCCCATCACCGGGACGAGGGGCGGATGCGGGTCACTGGCGATCCCGGCGATGCCTATGCGTTCCGCACGCCGTCGCTGCGCAATGTGGCGCTGACGGCGCCCTATGGGCATGACGGCGCGTTTGCCACGTTGGAGGGGGTCGTGCGCCATCACCTGGACCCGGTTGCCAGCCTGCGCGACCATGATCCGGCGCAGGCGGTGCTGCCTGAGTTGCCCGGCGCGCGCGATTTTCTGGCCCATTCCGATGGCGATGAACAAGCCCGCATCGCCGCCGCCAACGTTCTGCCGCCGCAGGATCTTTCCGATGCGGAGGTGGCGCAGATCCTGGCATTCCTGCACGCGCTTACCGACCGGGCCGAACGGCTGGGCGTGCCGGATCACGTGCCCAGCGGCCTGCCGGTGGATCGTTAG